TAATACTTTGATCTAAATATCAAATAAATTTTTAAAATAGAAATTTATGATTATGTGATGATACTCACAAAATATTAGTCATAAAGTGCAAGTGTAAAACCAAATTATTGGATAATTAAAACTTATGAAAATTTAGAAAATAAAAACATATACAATTTAGATTCTCATTTTTAGTAATGATGGGAGTAAGAATAATAATCTTTTAACAGTAAATAAATGATGTATATAACTATAGAAGTACTAACATAATGATATTCAACTTCATCATCAATAAAAAAAAATTAAAGATACAAATATTATATATAAATTTAATATAACCATTAATAAATAATTTCTACTACTATCGAGGTAAATTATGGCAAGTTCTGACAGAATAATGGGTTTAAGCAAATACATTGTTACCCTTCCCGGCTCAACCTTTTCAGTTGCAAGTATGGTCTTTTTAAGTTTTATTTTAGGTGCTATTGTTTCTGCATTAGAACCAAGTCCCAATTATTCACTTTTATACAGTATTATATACGGAGGCGCTGCAGGATTTCTTATATTTGGTTTAACATCCATAATGAGTGGTGCTGTAACCCAACCAATGATCAACACCCTTGAAGGTAGACACATGAAGATGAAACAATCCATGTTTCTTTCACTTCTATCTATGTTGATAGTGGGTTTTGTTTACTTTATAGGAAGTCTAATCTCATCATTTACAATTTACAGTTATACCATCGACGCCCTTGTCTATGGATGTGTGATTATATTTGCAATAAGAATCCTAGTATTATGGGGAACATCCAATATCAACTTTTTTAAATCATTACCAGCTGCAGCAACCCAACCTGCGCTAATATTAAGTATGGTAATTGTAATTGTATCATTAACCAGCATAACAACGAATATTGGATACTTCAGTATACTTGCATTACTGATAAAAATTGTTATAGCTTCCTTAATTCTTGTGGTTGCCATATATTCATTTGTTGTGATAATAGAATCCCCAATGAAAAGAAATCTTGGAGTTGGAGGTTTGGAACTCTTAAGCCTATTTTTAGCCCATGTTACAGAAGGTTCAAATTCTCTTGAAGGACTTTTTGAAGATATGGGAGAACCTATAGATACTATAATAGGAATAATGGCCTTCAAAAATAAAAATGGATTGAAAGCAATCTTTTTAAGTCCAAGTGTGCATCCAGGACCAATAGGAAACATAGGCGGAGGCAACATGCCCACGCAACTAGCAAATAAATTTGAACCATTTACAATGGTATGTCATGGCCCTTCTACACACGATTTCAACCCAGTATCAGCAAAGGAAATATCTAAGATAGAAAAAGTAGTCAGAGACACTTTAGAATCTTTGGAATATTCTAATAAAGCAGGTAAATTCTCAAGGGTTCAAAGCGGAAATGCAAAAATAGGTGCCCAATACTTTGACAACAATTTGGTACTACTTGCTACCATGGCTCCTGAAGGATTTGATGATATGGACTTTGGTGTTGGTCTTGCACTAATAAACCTTGCTAAAGCAAAAACAGGGGCAGAAAATGTGATATTAGTAGAATGTCATAACGCCTTTAAAGGTGATGGTGGCAGGATACTACCAGGTAACAAAGAAGTTTTTGAGCTTATGGATGCAGTAGAAAAGCTTCAATCACCTGAAAAGCAAAATAATATCAAAGTTGGATGTGCATATGACCCAATGGATGACGTGAGCAAAGACGAAGGTGTGGGAGAAAGTGGAGTTAAAGTAATGGTATTGGAAGTGGATAATCAGAAAACAGGTTACATCCTGCTTGATTCCAACAATATGATAATTGGATTTAGAGAAAGAATTCTGAAACATTTAAAGGATATTGGCCTAGATGAAGCAGAAATTCTCACATCTGACACACACTTTGTAAATGCTCTTTCAGGCGGTCACAATCCAGTTGGAACTAAAAAACAAGATGTGATACTTGAACATATAATAAAATCTACAGAAGATGCAATGAAAGACCTTGAAGATGTTACAGTTGCTTGTGATGTTTCAAGGATAAAAGATTTAAAAACTCTTGGACCAACACATGCAACAGAACTTGTAACAACTATAAGTTCCATAGTAGCTGTAAGCAAAATATTTGCACCTCTCATATTTATAATAGCATTTTTATCTGCTTTTATATGGATATTTTACTGGGCGCTCTAATAATCAGCTCAGTTTATTCATATTAAAAAAAAATGAAGACATTAAGAATAATTATTTAAAAAAAACAGAAAAAATGGGAAAATTTATTTCCCAGCTGGAATTGGCGGCACAGGGTTGATATTAAAAAGTAGAATCCATAATACTATCCATATGAATAGAAACGGTACAATTCCACTCCAAAGCCATCCTTTAAATCCACCAACAGCTTCTTTACCAAATATTCTCTCGGAAACCTGTCCGGATATGTAAAGAACCACAAGGGCTATTAATATTGCAATGGCCTCATTGTTAATTCCACTTATTAATCCAGTTGTTAATGCAAACGATAAAAAAGCCGCTATTATTCCTCCAATTACATGTATGATCGTTACTTTAGCATCTACATCCATAATCTTTTACCTCCAAATATGTTTATTATTAGTCTCTTGTCATAAATAAAACCATAAGGTGTTCCAATGAAAGCCATGTCCAATGTTGATATTTACGCAATTTGCAAAGAATTAGGAGAACTGTTAAAGGATGCCAGGGTTCAAAAGGCATACCAACCAACCAAAGATACTGTACTTATACGGTTCCATGTGCCTTCTAAAGGCCGTGTTGATGTGATCTTTCAGGCTGGTTTACGAGTACATACGACCCAATATCCCCCACAAAACCCCAAAGTTCCACCAAACTTCCCTATGCTTCTGAGAAAGTATATTAAAGGAGGCCGTGTAACTGGAGTGAGTCAACACAACTTTGATAGGATTATGCGGATCGATATCCAGAAGGAGCATAAATTTTCATTGGTTATAGAACTCTTTGCTAAGGGTAATATAATACTTTTGGATGAAGATGATCAGATCATTCTACCTCTGAAAAGAAAATTATGGCAGGATAGAAAGATATCCTCAAAGGAGGAATACAAATATCCGCCTGAAAGGGGTATTAATCCGCTTGAAATTGAAAAAGATCAATTAAAAGAAATATTCCAGAATTCTGATAGAGATATAATTAGAACTCTTGCTGGAAATGGTCTTGGTGGCCTGTATGCCGAAGAGATAATATTGAGATCCAATGTTGATAAAAAGAAAATGGCTAGTGAAGTAACTG
This sequence is a window from Methanobacterium sp. SMA-27. Protein-coding genes within it:
- a CDS encoding DUF5379 family protein, whose protein sequence is MDVDAKVTIIHVIGGIIAAFLSFALTTGLISGINNEAIAILIALVVLYISGQVSERIFGKEAVGGFKGWLWSGIVPFLFIWIVLWILLFNINPVPPIPAGK
- a CDS encoding DUF2070 family protein; amino-acid sequence: MASSDRIMGLSKYIVTLPGSTFSVASMVFLSFILGAIVSALEPSPNYSLLYSIIYGGAAGFLIFGLTSIMSGAVTQPMINTLEGRHMKMKQSMFLSLLSMLIVGFVYFIGSLISSFTIYSYTIDALVYGCVIIFAIRILVLWGTSNINFFKSLPAAATQPALILSMVIVIVSLTSITTNIGYFSILALLIKIVIASLILVVAIYSFVVIIESPMKRNLGVGGLELLSLFLAHVTEGSNSLEGLFEDMGEPIDTIIGIMAFKNKNGLKAIFLSPSVHPGPIGNIGGGNMPTQLANKFEPFTMVCHGPSTHDFNPVSAKEISKIEKVVRDTLESLEYSNKAGKFSRVQSGNAKIGAQYFDNNLVLLATMAPEGFDDMDFGVGLALINLAKAKTGAENVILVECHNAFKGDGGRILPGNKEVFELMDAVEKLQSPEKQNNIKVGCAYDPMDDVSKDEGVGESGVKVMVLEVDNQKTGYILLDSNNMIIGFRERILKHLKDIGLDEAEILTSDTHFVNALSGGHNPVGTKKQDVILEHIIKSTEDAMKDLEDVTVACDVSRIKDLKTLGPTHATELVTTISSIVAVSKIFAPLIFIIAFLSAFIWIFYWAL